Sequence from the Microplitis demolitor isolate Queensland-Clemson2020A chromosome 2, iyMicDemo2.1a, whole genome shotgun sequence genome:
tttttacaactttttatttttatatttttacatttgtatGAAAGTagtcatatacatttttattttgagacatttttttttcccgattCTACGCTACCTCTCAAGAATTATTGGCCAGTATTGTAGCTAGTAATGGTTAAAGAAATGAACCcaggaataaaaatttggataCTCGAAGTCTCCATTTGCTTTTTGTTTCTTCTATTACCAGTCCTTGTTAAGTAATATTCTCCtgaaaatcactaaaaaatcgagtgtttttttttcatattctttaatttttatgatcagtgtataatttaattattgtgtataaaatttatcacatcaatttatgtataaaactatgctaattttattttgtattagataacttatgattaattttaaaactggaGTTAAAtacgttttgaaaaatttggtggccctgaaaagggccgtttggTTTTATTTGAAGTTATGTTTAATTTAAGAGCTGCTTTTTTCGGTTTTCTTGGGCAATAAGACAGCTTGGATGTTGGGCAAGACTCCACCTTGAGCGATGGTAACTCCAGAAAGAAGTTTGTTCAATTCTTCATCGTTACGGATGGCTAATTGGAGATGACGTGGGATGATACGAGTCTTCTTGTTGTCACGAGCAGCGTTACCTGCCAACTCGAGTACTTCAGCAGCAAGGTATTCCATAACAGCTGCTAAGTACACTGGAGCACCAGCACCAACACGTTCAGCGTAGTTGCCTTTGCGCAACATACGATGAATACGACCGACTGGGAACTGAAGTCCAGCACGACTTGAACGGGTCTTTGACTTTCCCTTTACTTTACCACCTTTACCGCGACCAGACATTATTATAAGTGAGTGAACGGAACGCGTAATTTACTTAAGAGCGTCAGAGACGAAATATGTTTTTGGCAGCAAAAGTCACTGTATTTCACAACTTTACGTCGGTTACTGCGAGCCACTCACAGTGAAGGAATTGTCCCCTCCATtgatattcttttttaattcgatCGCAGGTCCCGATGCGATtcacattgttattattttttatcggtTACTGCGAGCCACTCATAATCTGAGAAATAACCCCCTTTATAAATGTGACGATTTCATTGGATCGCAGATTTGGGAAGggttactattgttattatttctgtTCAGTACCTGCGATCCAATAATATTACGTGTATCCCCTCTACTCGATAGAACGCGATATCATTGGTTCTATCATACCGATACGGTAGCTGTTAAAAAAGAAACGAAAAGTTGGCGAATTCGTATTTTAACTCCACTCTTGTACTAGTGTTGAATCAGTTATTGTCATGCCTCCTAAAACGAGCGGTAAAGCTGTGAAAAAGTCGGGCAAAGCCCAGAAGAACATTACTAAGTCCGACAAAAAAGGACGCAAGAAGAAGCGTAAGGAAAGTTACGCCATCTACATCTACAAAGTGTTGAAACAAGTTCATCCTGATACTGGTGTTTCCAGTAAAGCCATGAGCATCATGAACAGTTTCGTCAACGACATCTTTGAACGTATCGCAGCTGAGGCATCCAGACTTGCGCACTACAATAAACGTTCCACCATCACTTCCCGGGAAATTCAAACTGCAGTGCGTCTTCTATTACCCGGTGAATTGGCCAAGCACGCCGTCAGTGAAGGAACCAAAGCCGTTACCAAGTACACCAgctctaaataaatttccttatcTGTAAATAAAccaaacggcccttttcagggccaccaaatttttcaaagcgTATTAATGCTcgtcaagttttttaaatacttaaaagaaTTATGTATTTCAAATGGTTGCAAGTTACTAATGAATGAGGCCGTAAAGTTGAAACTTGCGATATATAACttgatttttcatataataggTAATATACATATTAAGAATATCAACTTCTAGGGCCTTCTTAGTTATCGATGACGTAATCATAACTTGCtaggaatttttatataaatattaactctTATAGGTCtcattttatacaaattatgattaaatcatcatttataaaatttgaactgtatttgaatattactaagtaattgattaatttgaaagtaaatgaaaaatatttcactagactgataagtaattttatattcattttcattgaCGTTCAAtaaatagcttttttttttttagacgacCGTTTACAGTAAATCCATTCGCATTGAAAGTTCTGCCGTGCTTAGGAAGAAGGCAGTAACTTCATCTTACTGCCTTTCTATCTTCTTcatgttaatttaacattggAAAGATAGAAAGGCAGTAAGTGAAAATTTcctgaataaatttcagtaaaatcttcatataaattttaaaattcgaattttcaagttttgtaggctaaaatttattcaataaatttcgtCTAACTCCTAATTGGTAACTGtaagtagttttttaaaattctatatctaaACGAAATCACGACTACGTTgttctttttcaattaaggtgtgaatttttttttaattaattaaaaaaattttaatacagttaTGACAGTTGAGTCATGTTGACAttgcatattttaaaaaaatggaggGCATGGTCTGAAAATACccttaaaaatgatttattatttgtcagatTAGATGATTTcaagtctaaataaattataattattaattgaaaaagaaattaaatatttataaggtaaatgtcccaataccggaacgacgaagcgtatatgattgatttttatcgttttaaaaatattcaaataaattataaacctaaataatttattacatcatatagaatagacatttaccaattcgaaaataatcaaattagttcatttttcttaaatttaatataaaaaaaaaaattttttctatgacacccaaaagacccaataccggaacgctgaaatagccgtgtcccaataccggaacagtaaataaaataagttattttttgcatttattcatggtgaaaatattaataattattaaataatattaatgtaaaacgagtatgaatgtagcaggcgtcagagaactttaaaattataaataaattagataaataattaaaaatataatatttacaaaaaaagcactattaatttcaaaattttttgaatttgcattttttaaaattttatattattaattatttactcgatttattaataattttgaatttgtctgatgtctgctatatcacacccataatgtaaaatgtatttaaaattttaaaatgattgaatatttaatgaaaataaatattttgaactaaagaatagaaacaaaataaatcatttgaggttatactagaaaaataattgaaaaaaaaaaaactaaaaacaaaaattaatttttgtataatatgagttaaattagagtttatctatacttaatatatttcgtataacaattatacatactgcattaaatattagggctccagtaataattaatgttgtacttgatttagccagtcaataaaactcactgttaatgtctatcgataacattaatatgattggctgttccggtactgggcacgggttcattttggtgtaccaatagacgaacagtaaaattaatataataatactatttttttcatatttttaatatgttttcttgaattttatgtcattcaagatgcatatacaaaaaaaaaattattgaaaagtaattctatgcattttctataagcttaagaccattgactgatttcttagcaaaaccattaagagacatgaaaaagtcatgaatccgagactattgctctaatttacatttttttttttttatattttaattattttctaaaatctattttatatcttattttttaactgaaagattaaggttttaaataaagaaagttttatttagtttcatcgcgtacgagttgaaatataatataatgattatcaaatcgttccggtattgggtcttgttccggtatagggacatttaccttacgAGTCCAATTTTCTCGATCTGTTGATTCAAGCGCTGTCCGATGATAAAAGCAATATACGCTTTGTAGTCACTTTGATCTTAGTAATTGCCCTTTTTggataacataaatataatgacTCTAATCAACTCAGCTTGTGTTTCATCGGTTATCGAACAAAATCTGTATGTGGGCAAGAAGTATGAGTTCTTTGATATTACTAGGAACGTTGTTTAATTAAGGAAGTGTGATATGAGCAAAATTGTGAAATAAAGGTTAACTGAGTTCAAAACTTACTTCtaaaaacgaaatttggaCTTATTTTTTGACAGGGAAGTTGGCTTGGATGTTGCGGTTCGAAAgctatttcatttcattaaaatcTGACGTAAGAGTATAagaataatcatttttcttgtttCGAAGAATAGATcgctatttataattaaattgagtttttctttttaaaaattattaagctgAGCTACATTTTTTCACGTGAAAATCATATTGATATTACaaaattgagtttaaaattcgCTATTCATGCCTTCATACGTCCAAAgacacacatatacacacaaTAAATTTGTATGCAAACACATATGTTTTAATCTAAATATGAATTCTCTGCTCACACAAACATATACGAGCTCATTCACGCTTAttggaattcaaataaatttttattagcaatTCATTTGTTAATTGGTATTGTTGAATGTCAATAGACTTTAAAACCATTTTTCGCAAATTTATTATGTTCGCATCTTGAATGTCTTCCTTACATTATACATCACAATCGTTTCTATTTATCcgatttaatgtttttatgaaCCATTATTATATTCTTGTCAAGATAAGTTATGCAGTTATCTTGCAGCCAAGATGAGTTACATTCAGTACCTCACAACAAGTCGTAACTTTGCTGAGGGTTgatactaaaaaaagaaagtaaattaattttttaaaagtacataattttctacacggaaaga
This genomic interval carries:
- the LOC128668983 gene encoding histone H2A; amino-acid sequence: MSGRGKGGKVKGKSKTRSSRAGLQFPVGRIHRMLRKGNYAERVGAGAPVYLAAVMEYLAAEVLELAGNAARDNKKTRIIPRHLQLAIRNDEELNKLLSGVTIAQGGVLPNIQAVLLPKKTEKSSS
- the LOC128668998 gene encoding histone H2B-like, which translates into the protein MPPKTSGKAVKKSGKAQKNITKSDKKGRKKKRKESYAIYIYKVLKQVHPDTGVSSKAMSIMNSFVNDIFERIAAEASRLAHYNKRSTITSREIQTAVRLLLPGELAKHAVSEGTKAVTKYTSSK